One genomic region from Halobacteriovorax vibrionivorans encodes:
- a CDS encoding 3'-5' exonuclease → MESNSNQSSREMLEDMSFCVFDLETTGGNQKKDKIIEIGLVQIDNLKVGATKSFLINPERKIPDFIQKLTSISQEEVEDAPKIDEVIEEVLEFIGDRVLIAHNSSFDIPFLNSVLKRLGRKELENKGLCTNLMTKYLIPTLMNSNLNYMSRIFEISHNKAHRALDDSIATAELFLNYLNIFIAKGIKKINHLYYPKNRYELDLCNFKKASSNLEEIRDKMKSIFAPFVITVKGKNGIILFSYPCTNKENEITYICDRIAELEWQTISMKLSGPILESLIRFNHSYAKMDETDKEKSIDLLKENLIGKESLEELKGQYKEELQKIKQCDFVLMNHLVPEQYTIYPLGALGIRQGLIFRYPGHDKKLIQYINSKTNRKKSGKLKEVNFPKALADITNLYMAKCMREERELIIFKDSFALKNKEFFFVEFEKFTQANPNRYNYPKAFI, encoded by the coding sequence AAGACAAGATTATCGAAATCGGGCTCGTCCAAATTGATAACTTAAAAGTTGGTGCTACAAAAAGTTTTCTCATCAACCCTGAAAGAAAGATTCCAGACTTTATTCAAAAACTAACTTCAATTTCCCAAGAAGAAGTAGAAGATGCACCAAAGATTGATGAAGTCATCGAAGAGGTTTTAGAATTTATTGGAGATCGCGTTCTCATCGCACACAACTCTTCATTTGATATCCCATTTTTAAATTCTGTTTTAAAAAGACTTGGGAGAAAAGAGCTAGAGAATAAGGGCCTTTGTACAAACCTTATGACAAAATACCTTATTCCAACCCTCATGAACTCAAATCTAAATTATATGTCGAGAATCTTTGAAATCTCACATAACAAGGCCCACCGCGCTCTTGATGATTCAATTGCAACAGCGGAGCTATTTCTAAATTACTTAAATATATTTATTGCTAAGGGTATCAAAAAGATCAACCATCTCTACTACCCTAAAAACCGCTATGAATTGGACCTTTGTAATTTCAAAAAAGCATCGAGTAACTTAGAGGAAATTCGAGATAAAATGAAATCGATTTTTGCTCCTTTTGTTATTACAGTAAAAGGAAAGAATGGAATTATTCTCTTCTCTTATCCTTGTACAAATAAAGAAAATGAAATTACATATATTTGTGATCGTATTGCTGAACTTGAATGGCAGACAATCTCAATGAAGCTTTCAGGGCCAATCCTTGAATCTCTTATTCGATTCAATCATTCATATGCAAAAATGGATGAGACGGACAAAGAGAAATCAATTGATCTATTAAAAGAGAACCTCATTGGTAAAGAAAGCCTCGAGGAACTAAAAGGCCAATACAAAGAAGAGTTACAAAAAATAAAACAATGTGACTTTGTTCTCATGAATCACCTGGTACCAGAGCAGTATACAATCTACCCTCTAGGTGCACTTGGTATTCGCCAAGGACTAATCTTTCGCTATCCGGGACACGATAAGAAATTAATTCAATACATTAATTCAAAAACCAACCGCAAGAAGTCAGGGAAGCTAAAAGAAGTTAACTTTCCAAAAGCACTAGCTGATATTACAAATCTCTATATGGCAAAGTGTATGAGAGAAGAGCGTGAACTTATCATCTTTAAAGACTCTTTTGCTTTAAAGAATAAAGAATTCTTCTTTGTGGAGTTTGAGAAATTCACACAGGCAAACCCTAATAGGTATAACTACCCAAAGGCCTTTATTTAG
- a CDS encoding histidine kinase dimerization/phospho-acceptor domain-containing protein encodes MINSLELGAEKANATSSGVDKFYYHTNISLEEEVLRELVYAGFTPVHEDLEYPIEFEIESGSPLIIKLQSCLIEVESIDHLKNLVHFNRALQRLYKLNESMHLTNLDELGEGGVILEKVYQESDSNFIGTIFKLNDVKNEFAITKIKKNTSQNYLVVEDYCFEDEENYYLLKNKGENTQEFAIGIANAITLISANDKDLANEAIGISELINQLSFPVVILNDDIVNFHNDHFSKLGITPGQLLKSVDSGWIDIDENKYKILSSTSNHLQIICLVRQEFNYSKSHSELGIITSSIAHELNNPLAGILAAINMLELEDWAEEDAATLEEMKASAKRCQNLVSTFLGFSRLKEKQGFDQSFGTILEQATTLLSNRKIESGISIETNVSAQLENAKICGASLPIILYLILSEMMTLKNHELLIEKGDSTIKCSFTLNGSDIKLNVKNLNLEGQKSKILGRLIGHLLGLENSRVDIIGQDIIIYNLL; translated from the coding sequence ATGATTAATTCATTGGAGCTAGGTGCTGAAAAAGCCAATGCGACTTCAAGTGGTGTTGATAAGTTCTACTATCATACTAATATCTCACTTGAGGAAGAAGTTTTAAGAGAGCTCGTTTATGCTGGCTTCACTCCAGTTCATGAAGACCTAGAATATCCAATTGAGTTTGAAATAGAATCAGGATCACCTCTTATTATAAAGCTTCAATCTTGTCTTATAGAAGTTGAAAGTATTGATCACCTAAAGAACTTAGTGCACTTTAACCGCGCTCTACAGCGACTTTATAAGTTAAATGAAAGCATGCACTTAACAAATTTAGATGAACTTGGAGAAGGTGGGGTAATACTTGAAAAGGTCTATCAAGAAAGTGATAGTAACTTTATCGGTACAATTTTTAAACTCAATGATGTTAAGAATGAATTCGCTATTACAAAAATAAAAAAGAATACTTCTCAAAATTACTTAGTCGTTGAAGACTATTGTTTTGAAGATGAGGAGAATTATTATCTTTTAAAAAATAAAGGTGAAAATACTCAAGAGTTTGCCATTGGAATCGCAAATGCCATCACCCTTATCAGTGCTAATGATAAAGACTTGGCAAATGAAGCAATCGGTATCAGTGAGCTGATCAATCAGCTTAGCTTTCCGGTGGTAATTTTAAATGATGATATTGTAAACTTTCACAACGATCATTTTTCAAAATTAGGAATAACTCCAGGACAACTTCTGAAGTCTGTTGATAGTGGCTGGATTGATATTGATGAAAATAAGTATAAGATCCTATCGTCAACATCTAATCATCTACAAATCATCTGTCTTGTAAGACAGGAGTTTAATTATTCAAAATCACATTCAGAGCTTGGTATTATTACTAGCTCTATTGCTCATGAATTAAATAATCCATTGGCCGGAATTCTAGCGGCAATTAATATGTTAGAGCTCGAAGACTGGGCCGAAGAAGATGCTGCAACTTTAGAAGAGATGAAAGCTTCAGCGAAACGTTGTCAAAACCTAGTGAGTACATTCTTAGGTTTTTCACGTCTTAAAGAAAAACAAGGTTTCGACCAAAGTTTTGGAACAATTCTAGAGCAAGCAACAACACTTCTTAGTAATCGAAAAATTGAATCAGGGATTTCAATCGAAACTAATGTTTCAGCACAATTAGAAAATGCAAAAATATGTGGTGCTTCACTACCAATTATTCTTTATTTAATTTTAAGTGAGATGATGACTTTAAAAAATCATGAACTTCTCATTGAAAAAGGGGATAGTACTATAAAGTGTTCTTTCACTTTAAATGGAAGTGACATCAAATTAAATGTGAAAAATTTAAATCTAGAAGGTCAAAAGAGTAAGATTCTAGGGCGACTGATTGGTCACTTATTAGGACTTGAAAATTCCCGTGTGGATATCATTGGCCAAGATATAATTATCTATAATCTTCTCTAA